TATTGTTTATCTAACTCTTGTAACTTTTGAATATAGTTATTTTTGTTTGTTTCATATACTTCTTTATTTTCTGGATCGATTATCATTAATTCAGTTGCAATCGTTTCAACTTCTTTTATAGCCATTTTCGGACTTAACCATAGGTGTGGATCAAATTCGTGATGATGCCCATGTTCGTCATGGTCATGTCCTTCATGATCATGCGTTTCTCCCTCATGATTGTGAGATTCACCTTCATGATCGTGGTTATGTGCCTCCCCTTCATGATCGTGAGCTTCACCTTCGTGACTATGTGTCCCACCTTCGTGGTCATGAGCCTCTTCTTCATGGTCATGATTATGCTCGTGTTCATGGGATCCTTCTGAGAACGGCAGTAGTTCGATGCCTTCAGATGCATCAATAATAGCTAGATTCGTTGTGTCTACTGTATTTTGAATTTCATCAATCCATGTTTCCATATTTTCATTATTGAAAACTAATGCATCTGCATTTTGAATAAGCTCTAAGTCTTTCGCAGCTGGCTCCCAGTCATGTGGTTCAACAGATGCTGGGATGAGCATTGAAACGTTTGCTTCATCTCCTACAATTTCTTTCGTAAATTCATAAATTGGATAAAAGCTAGTGACAATCTCAAGTTTTTCCTTATCTGTATCATTTTGAGTTTTATTTTCAGATGCATTTTCCGAATCATTTGTCGATTGGCACCCAACAAATAGCAATGATGTTGCAAGTAATGAGGCGGTAAATAATAGTTTTTTCATTTTCATTTCAATCCCCTTTTATTAAAAATATTTGTTTAGTTTAAATTCCAATCAAATGGCGTTTCAAATGTCTGCCAATCTTCAGTAAACTCTTCATCTGTTAATAAACACGCATCTAATTCCTTGATAATTTCTTCCTTCGGTAAATCAATCCCAATAATGACTAATTCTGTTTTACGATCACCAAATTCAGGATCCCAGTTATCTCTTACTTCTGGATTTTCGTTAAATAGTTGTAGTTGCTCTTCTATTGATAATGACGCCACCCAATAAGATACTGGAGAAATATTTACTGATGAGCCAGCTTGTGAAAAGAGAATGGCGACATCGTTATGCCTTGCACTCCATATAAATCCTTTCGAACGAACAATTTCAATCGGCATATTTTCTGCCCAATCTTTAAAACGTTTTGGATGGAAGGGCATAGTACGTGTGTAAGTAAAGGAGCTAATTCCGTACTCTTCTGTTTCAGGTGTATGGTTTGCATGTCCTAATTCAAGCTCTTTAAGCCATCCAGCAGATTGTGAAACACGTTCAAAATCGAATCGTTTAGTATTTAAAATTTCCTGCGGATTAATTTCGCCATATGTAGTACGAATAAACTTCGCTTCTGGTTGTAACGTACGCAACACTCTTTCAAGTTGTTCTAGCTGTTCAATTTCAACTAAGTCACATTTATTCAAAATTAGTACATCACAAAATTCAATTTGGTCAATTAATAAATCAGCAACATCTCGATCGTCTAATTCTCCCACGGCTTCTTTACGATCAAGTAGGCTCTCGCCTGACTGGAAATCTGACCAAAATCGGTTTGCATCGACAACTGTCACCATCGTATCTAACGAACAAAACTCTGTTAAATCGATCCCAAGCTCCTCATCTATATAAGAAAAAGTTTGGGCTACAGGGATTGGTTCACTAATACCTGTCGATTCAATAACGATGTAGTCAATGTTTCCTCGAGCCGCAAGCTTTTGTACTTCAATTAATAAATCCTCACGTAATGTACAGCAAATACAGCCATTGGATAGCTCAACAAATTTTTCTTCAGTTCTTGAGATACCACTTCCCTTTTCTACTAGCGAAGCATCGATATTTATTTCACTCATATCATTTACAATCACTGCAACACGTAGATTTTGTTCATTTTTTAGGACATGGTTTAATACTGTTGTCTTCCCCGCTCCAAGGTAACCGCTTAGTACGGTAACTGGAATTTTGTTTGTCATTTATACAACCCCCTTTAATCGTAATGATTACGTTTTAAAAATGCATAAAAAAATTTGATGATTCTTATTATTTTGTTTCCCTGTGCAGAGTCACTCTTTTAAGACGTGGTGAGTATTTTTTTAATTCCAAACGCTCTGGTGTATTGCGTTTGTTTTTTGTTGTAATGTAATTTTTATCTCCTGTTTCAGTACACGCTAACGTAACTTGAACTCGCATTTCTTGCCCCTCCTTAAATAGTAATGATTACGATTTAAAATATTATTCCTATTATTGAATTATGTCAAGAGTTTAAACAAAATTTTAAGAAATCCCCCTATAGCTAATAATAAAAAACGGCTTAAAACCCTTTAATTTCAGGTTTAAGCCGCTAATATATTTTTTTTATAACTGCTTTTACTTGGTAAGAAAAGTTCCGCATGAGATTCTTTCTATAAATCTATTAAACTATGCAGCCACTACTTTTTCTCGTCTATTTTTGCGAACCCATGCAATTACTACTGCGATGATTAACGCAAAGCCTAAGTAACCCATTGTAGAATAAACTTTTCCAACTAATGTTGTAAATCCTACTAAGCTTGCTACAAATCCTAATACTCCAACAACAGCTATAGTTGGTCTGAATGCTTTTTTATCTGGAGCCACAAATCGAACTGTAAATGCGTAGAACATTCCTACAGCCGTGTTATACATCATACCAAGTAATGCAATCCCCATTAACACGCCCACTGCCGGATGAATTTGCTTAGCTAGTTCCAAAGTTGGCATATCCATACCGCCAACAACATCCATTTTCACAAACATGGTTAAGTTGATTAAAATAATTAATACCCCTAGCATGATACCGCCTAAAATACCACCTGTACCAGCTACTTTACTATCCTTTTCAGTGCCTCCCATTACGATTAAAAGAGCTGCACCTGCTGCGATATTATATGAAACATATAGTAATGCACCCATAAACCAGTTAGAAGCGGCACTCGCTTGATCAGCAGCAAGTGTATTTGCCTCTGTTAAGGAAATATCCATCGTAAATAAAGAATAGATTAAGATAATAAAAATAATGATCATTAAATACGGTGTGATGACTGCAATTAGATTTATTATATTTTTTAGATTTAACAAAAGCGTTGCTATCGTTAATACAACCATGATGATGCTACCAATCATTGGGTCAATTCCGAACATTTGATTAAATGTGGAGCCAGCACCCGCAAACATGACAACTGCTACCCCAAACAAGAAGAATGTAATAAGGATGTCTAACACTGCTCCAATGTAACGACCGCCAATATAGTATATTACCCCTTTATGTGAAGTAGTTTGTAGCTTTGAGCCAAGCTGTGCTAAAGTCATTCCTAAAAAGGCAAAGGCAATTGTAGCTACGATTGCTCCTACAATTCCAAGGAAACCGAAACTCGTAAAATACTGCATAATTTCTTGACCGGATGCAAAACCAGCACCGACAATTAGTCCGACGAAGGCTCCACCAATTTGTAAACTCTTTTTCATATAATTTCACCTGCTATTTTAATAGTTTTGAAATATTTAAAAATTCTGAAAAAATAGTATACGATTTATCCTTAAGCATCTTCATTCGATGCTCAAGGATTTCGTATTATTTATAAACCTTTTTATCTACTGTATAGGATTCAACCGTATCTACATTCACTTTGTAGCCAATACCAACTGTTTGTGGCACTTGAATATAGCCGTCTTCCGCTACAACTTCTGGGTCGATAATATCCTTTTCCCAATAACGACTTGAGCTAGCTGTATCCCCTGGTAAAATGAAGTTCGATAATGTTGTTAATGCAACGTTATGGGCACGTCCAATCCCTGACTCAAGCATACCGCCACACCAAACAGGGATGCCCTGTGATTCACAGTAGTCATGAATTTTTTTCGCCTCTGTTAAACCACCTACACGACCGATTTTAATGTTAATAATTTTCGTTGCTCCAAGCTCTACAGCTTTACGAGCGTCCTCAAGGGAGTGAATGCTTTCATCTAAACAAATTGGTGTCTTCATTTGTTTTTGTAATGTCGCATGATCAATAATATCGTCAGATGCTAACGGTTGCTCCACCATTGTCAAATTAAATTCATCTAATTGCTTTAACAATTCTGCATCTTCCAAACGATAAGCTGAATTTGCATCTGCCATTATAGCAACATCCGGGAACTTTTGACGTAATGTGCGCATGACATCCACATCCCAACCTGGCTTTATTTTTACTTTGATTCTTTTATAACCTTCTTTTACATAGCCATCTACAATAGTTACTAATTCATCAATGCTTTTTTGAATTCCTATACTGATGCCTACTTCAATTTTGTCTTTTTTACCGCCAAGAGCAGATGCTAACGATTGGTTTGTTTGTTGTGCGTAAATGTCCCAAACAGCACCTTCAATCGTTGATTTTGCCATGTTGTTTTTACGAATTGGCTCAAATATTTCATTTACTTCATCCGGATGAGTAATCTCTTTATTTAAAAGCAGAGGGATTAAAAAATCCTCTAGCATGTGCCAGTTCGTTTTTAATGTTTCCTCATTGTACCAAGGA
Above is a genomic segment from Lysinibacillus sp. PLM2 containing:
- a CDS encoding membrane protein, which encodes MKKSLQIGGAFVGLIVGAGFASGQEIMQYFTSFGFLGIVGAIVATIAFAFLGMTLAQLGSKLQTTSHKGVIYYIGGRYIGAVLDILITFFLFGVAVVMFAGAGSTFNQMFGIDPMIGSIIMVVLTIATLLLNLKNIINLIAVITPYLMIIIFIILIYSLFTMDISLTEANTLAADQASAASNWFMGALLYVSYNIAAGAALLIVMGGTEKDSKVAGTGGILGGIMLGVLIILINLTMFVKMDVVGGMDMPTLELAKQIHPAVGVLMGIALLGMMYNTAVGMFYAFTVRFVAPDKKAFRPTIAVVGVLGFVASLVGFTTLVGKVYSTMGYLGFALIIAVVIAWVRKNRREKVVAA
- the menC_2 gene encoding o-succinylbenzoate synthase — translated: MKITEITIRHLKMKLKDPFTTSFGTFEDKEFLLLEAKDEDGTVGWGESVAFHSPWYNEETLKTNWHMLEDFLIPLLLNKEITHPDEVNEIFEPIRKNNMAKSTIEGAVWDIYAQQTNQSLASALGGKKDKIEVGISIGIQKSIDELVTIVDGYVKEGYKRIKVKIKPGWDVDVMRTLRQKFPDVAIMADANSAYRLEDAELLKQLDEFNLTMVEQPLASDDIIDHATLQKQMKTPICLDESIHSLEDARKAVELGATKIINIKIGRVGGLTEAKKIHDYCESQGIPVWCGGMLESGIGRAHNVALTTLSNFILPGDTASSSRYWEKDIIDPEVVAEDGYIQVPQTVGIGYKVNVDTVESYTVDKKVYK
- the adcA2 gene encoding zinc ABC transporter substrate-binding protein, giving the protein MKMKKLLFTASLLATSLLFVGCQSTNDSENASENKTQNDTDKEKLEIVTSFYPIYEFTKEIVGDEANVSMLIPASVEPHDWEPAAKDLELIQNADALVFNNENMETWIDEIQNTVDTTNLAIIDASEGIELLPFSEGSHEHEHNHDHEEEAHDHEGGTHSHEGEAHDHEGEAHNHDHEGESHNHEGETHDHEGHDHDEHGHHHEFDPHLWLSPKMAIKEVETIATELMIIDPENKEVYETNKNNYIQKLQELDKQYEEALANVNNKEIITQHAAFGYLADSYGLTQVPIAGLSPDNEPSAKQLKELKEFAEEHNISTIFFEDNTSSKVAETLANELNAKTAVLNTLEGLSEEDQQNGASYISIMEDNLKVLKEALK
- the rpmG2_2 gene encoding 50S ribosomal protein L33 2, producing the protein MRVQVTLACTETGDKNYITTKNKRNTPERLELKKYSPRLKRVTLHRETK
- the yciC gene encoding putative metal chaperone YciC, producing the protein MTNKIPVTVLSGYLGAGKTTVLNHVLKNEQNLRVAVIVNDMSEINIDASLVEKGSGISRTEEKFVELSNGCICCTLREDLLIEVQKLAARGNIDYIVIESTGISEPIPVAQTFSYIDEELGIDLTEFCSLDTMVTVVDANRFWSDFQSGESLLDRKEAVGELDDRDVADLLIDQIEFCDVLILNKCDLVEIEQLEQLERVLRTLQPEAKFIRTTYGEINPQEILNTKRFDFERVSQSAGWLKELELGHANHTPETEEYGISSFTYTRTMPFHPKRFKDWAENMPIEIVRSKGFIWSARHNDVAILFSQAGSSVNISPVSYWVASLSIEEQLQLFNENPEVRDNWDPEFGDRKTELVIIGIDLPKEEIIKELDACLLTDEEFTEDWQTFETPFDWNLN